The following nucleotide sequence is from Acidobacteriota bacterium.
TATAAATATCGCAATAACGTTTTCCAGATTAGTTTCCCTCTCTCGTAAAGGACGTTTAACTAGTGCTTATATAGTTTCTTTGGAACTAAGCTTTGTACTACATCCCAACCATATAGTACGCCCGTCTATGATTTCTTCATCTTCGTATATCCTTCTAATACACCTTCATCCAACCCTTCCTGGATATCCTTATGCGTGTTATATTGTTTCTATATAATTCCCCGCCCTTGAAATCCTCACAAACTGTCCATCGGGCTGCGAACGCCCTTCCCTCCACGATTCAGCACATGGGTGTAAATCATCGTCGTCTTGACGTCCTTGTGTCCCAAAAGCTCCTGTATCGTTCGGATGTCATAGCCGTCCTCGAGGAGATGCGTGGCAAAGGAGTAGCGGAAGGTATGGCATGAGGCTCTCTTGGAAAGCCCTACCTTCCGAACCGCCTGATGAACGGCTTTTTGAAGAATCGACTCATTGACAGGATCTATCTTGTCGGTCGGATTCTCGATGGGACCGATGTAGGATTGGGAAGGTTGAACAGAAACGGCTTTCATCCGGTGCACAGAGCCTCCAACGATAAGTGGCAAAGAATCAAAACGAGTTTCTTATACTATACGAGAAAAATCTTGTCAACATGCGAGTCGATCCAAGGGCAGGCGACATAAAAGGAGGTAAAAGAACATAACTGATATTCATATCCATTTATCAATTTTTCTTTAAATGCAAAGTTTGCAAATTCATTTTGCATTTTTTGTGCACCTTTAGCACTAGAAATAGCATTTCACGCAATAAATACTACAGGCCCAACCTTTCATTGAGCTTTTAATTTATAATATGAATGATTACCCTGTAAAATCTTCTTAAGATAATTCTGGTAATAATTCTTAATTTTTGAAATATAGAAGTTGCTTTTATCATGGAGTTGAGAATGAAGACTCAGTATAAAGCCTCATGATATTTTAATCTTGTTTGAAAATTTCTTTTCAAATATACTATTCACTCATTAAAAGCTTATCATGTACTCCAGACGAATAATAGGAAGAAAGAAGTGCCTATGAAATGAAATCCTGTTGAGTATTTAAATGTTTAGTGCGAAGGGATGAGCTTGAAAAATTGCAAGGAGGACAGAATGAAAAATCAGATTAATTTTTTGCCGGAAGAGATGCCGAAGAAGTGGTACAACATTCTGCCAGATCTGGCAACAAACTTGGAGCCTCTTCCTCCACCTGAGGGTGAGCAAATAAAGAATCTACCCGATCTCATGATTGGTCCTTGCCTGGAACAAGAGTTTTCTGATAAGAGGTGGATTGATATTCCGGAGGATTTGCTTGAAATCTATGCTAAAGCGGGAAGGCCGCGGCCTTTGTTTCGAGCTATTAACCTGGAGAAGAAGCTTCAAACGCCAGCAAAACTTTTTTATAAAGGGGAGTTTTTCAGTCCAACGGGGAGTCACAAGGTCAATACGGCATTAGCGCAAGCGTATTATGCCAAGAAGCAGGGCATTAAAAGGTTAACGACAGAAACAGGAGCTGGTCAGTGGGGAACAGCCCTCTCCTATGCTTGCGCTGTCATAGGATTGGAATGCACTGTATTCTGGGTGAGAGCAGTTCATGACTGGAAAAAGGAAAGAAGGTCTCTTATGAAAATGATGGGTGCCGAGGTACATGCTTCTCCCAGTGATAAAACAAAGGCGGGCAAGATACTTTATGAAGAAAATCATCAGCACCCTGGTTCCTTGGCCATTGCCATTTCTGAAGGCTTGGAAGAAGCTCAAAAAGGCTCGGATGTGGCTTATAGCTTAGGGTCTGTTCTCAATCATGTGCTTATGCATCAGAGTATAATCGGCTTGGAAACGCAGAAGCAATTTAAAAAAATTGGAATCTATCCCCATATCATGGTTTCTTGCCTGGGAGGTGGGAGCAATTTCGGTGGTTTTGTACTGCCCTTTGTTGGTGATGTTCTGACCGAGGGGAAGAAGATTCAGTTTATCGCGGCTCAGAGTCAATCCTCCCCTAATTTAACAGGGGAATATAAATATGACTTTGCCGATTATGCGGAAATCACGCCAAAACTTAAAATGTATACCTTGGGTCATCGAACAGAATTTAAGCCCATCAAAGGCGATGGATTACGATACCATGGTGCTTCTCCCATTATTAGTTTGTTGAGGCATCATGGATATATTGATACCGTTGCCTATCCCATTGATGAGAAGTATGTCTTTTCTAGGGCGATGGAATTTATGCAAACGGAAGGCTGGCTTCCAGCTCCTGAATCCGCTTATAGCATTGCCTGCGCCATCGATGAAGCATTGAAGTGCAAGGATTCGGGTGAAGAAAAAGTCATTGCCTTTAATGTGAGCGGACATGGATTTTTAGATATCAATGGATATAGAGAAGTATTGGAACTGAAATAAAGTCATCACAATTTCATCCCGAATTGTTTGAAGTTTTTCCATCCCCGAGAAGATTGCCAG
It contains:
- a CDS encoding TrpB-like pyridoxal phosphate-dependent enzyme encodes the protein MKNQINFLPEEMPKKWYNILPDLATNLEPLPPPEGEQIKNLPDLMIGPCLEQEFSDKRWIDIPEDLLEIYAKAGRPRPLFRAINLEKKLQTPAKLFYKGEFFSPTGSHKVNTALAQAYYAKKQGIKRLTTETGAGQWGTALSYACAVIGLECTVFWVRAVHDWKKERRSLMKMMGAEVHASPSDKTKAGKILYEENHQHPGSLAIAISEGLEEAQKGSDVAYSLGSVLNHVLMHQSIIGLETQKQFKKIGIYPHIMVSCLGGGSNFGGFVLPFVGDVLTEGKKIQFIAAQSQSSPNLTGEYKYDFADYAEITPKLKMYTLGHRTEFKPIKGDGLRYHGASPIISLLRHHGYIDTVAYPIDEKYVFSRAMEFMQTEGWLPAPESAYSIACAIDEALKCKDSGEEKVIAFNVSGHGFLDINGYREVLELK